The following coding sequences lie in one Vitis vinifera cultivar Pinot Noir 40024 chromosome 19, ASM3070453v1 genomic window:
- the LOC100243580 gene encoding ribonuclease 3-like protein 2, with protein sequence MFLEMLALPFNVKDKIEPEFFSYPSKSMEASVEAVERIINYKFRNKKLLEEALTHSSYTDSASYQRLEFIGDAALGCALSNYVFLAYPSLDPGQLSLIRAANISTEKLARVAVRVGLYQYVRHNAAALDDKVREFALAVQEEGDSVLYGGSVKAPKFLADIVESVAAAIYVDCNFDLQVLWVIFRGLLEPIVTHEALQQQPQPVTLLYELCQKDGKHVDIKHWRKGSKNIASVYVGGKFIASGSSDEKEIAKLNAAKEALQKLSSKLKDTEMTQNNLEINGSCEIDGAKQKLHEFCSKKKWPKPSYRIEKEVGPAHEKGFLCSVHIETVDGVLVMQGDTKPRVKDAENSAASFMICTLYESRYP encoded by the exons ATGTTTCTTGAAATGTTGGCACTACCCTTCAATGTGAAGGATAAAATAGAACcagaatttttttcttatccaaGTAAAAGCATGGAGGCCTCAGTTGAGGCTGTGGAGAGAATTATTAACTACAAATTTAGGAACAAAAAGCTCTTAGAGGAGGCCTTGACTCATTCATCTTACACTGATTCCGCATCGTATCAACGACTTGAGTTCATTGGTGATGCTGCATTGGGCTGTGCTCTAAGCAATTATGTGTTCCTTGCATACCCATCACTTGATCCCGGTCAACTCTCTCTGATCCGGGCTGCCAATATCAGCACTGAGAAACTTGCTCGTGTGGCTGTTCGAGTTGGGCTTTATCAGTATGTCCGGCACAATGCTGCTGCTCTTGATGATAAG GTTAGAGAATTTGCACTTGCAGTCCAAGAGGAGGGTGATTCTGTTTTGTATGGTGGATCAGTAAAAGCCCCTAAATTTCTCGCAGACATTGTTGAATCTGTGGCAGCAGCAATTTATGTAGATTGTAATTTTGATCTGCAAGTTCTTTGGGTG ATCTTTAGGGGTCTCTTGGAGCCTATTGTAACACATGAAGCCTTGCAGCAACAACCCCAACCAGTGACATTGCTCTATGAACTGTGCCAGAAGGATGGAAAGCATGTCGATATCAAGCATTGGAGGAAAGGGTCGAAGAATATTGCTAGTGTTTATGTAGGTGGCAAGTTTATTGCCTCAGGTTCTTCTGACGAGAAGGAAATTGCAAAATTGAATGCTGCAAAGGAAGCCTTGCAGAAGCTGTCATCTAAATTAAAGGACACTGAGATGACCCAGAATAATCTCGAGATCAATGGATCATGTGAGATTGATGGAGCAAAACAGAAGTTACATGAGTTTTGTAGCAAGAAGAAGTGGCCCAAACCAAGTTACCG AATTGAAAAAGAAGTGGGCCCTGCTCATGAAAAGGGATTTTTGTGCTCTGTCCATATCGAAACTGTAGATGGTGTGCTTGTGATGCAGGGAGACACAAAACCAAGAGTAAAGGATGCTGAAAACTCTGCTGCTTCCTTCATGATTTGCACCCTATATGAGTCTAGATATCCGTGA
- the LOC104877597 gene encoding alpha-1,3-arabinosyltransferase XAT3-like, whose protein sequence is MVERYKRILKQLSAYNAINPAEDGSVHCFPGAVIGLKYHDNLALNTSDIPGGYSMSDFKHFLRKSYSLKITTASEIEHPKPVLILISRRTTRKFLNEDETVGLMEDLGFQVIITPPYNMSSLDKFAQVVNSCSVMVGAHGAGLANSVLLPAGAVTVQVVPLGLDRASAANYGDPARKIGVQYLEYKIEAEESSLFDLYGRDQPIIADPQSIHLKGYDVARAVYLDGQDMKINLVRLREILVQARKLLGNPTSFK, encoded by the coding sequence ATGGTCGAAAGGTACAAGAGGATTCTGAAACAGTTGTCTGCATACAACGCTATAAACCCAGCAGAAGATGGAAGCGTGCACTGCTTCCCAGGGGCTGTTATCGGTCTCAAGTATCACGACAATCTGGCCCTCAATACCAGTGACATTCCTGGAGGCTACTCCATGAGTGACTTCAAGCATTTTCTCAGAAAATCATACAGCCTGAAGATTACAACTGCGTCTGAGATAGAACACCCTAAGCCTGTGCTGATTCTAATATCTCGTCGTACAACTAGGAAGTTCTTGAATGAAGATGAAACGGTGGGTTTGATGGAGGACCTAGGGTTTCAGGTGATCATAACACCGCCTTATAACATGTCAAGCTTGGACAAGTTTGCCCAGGTTGTGAACTCGTGTAGTGTGATGGTAGGAGCCCATGGTGCCGGCCTAGCAAACTCAGTATTGCTGCCTGCCGGAGCAGTGACGGTGCAGGTGGTGCCACTGGGGCTGGACAGGGCATCGGCAGCCAACTATGGAGACCCAGCTAGAAAGATAGGTGTGCAGTATTTGGAGTACAAGATTGAGGCAGAAGAGAGTTCCCTCTTTGATTTATATGGTCGGGATCAACCGATTATTGCCGATCCCCAATCCATACATTTGAAAGGCTATGATGTTGCTAGAGCTGTGTATCTGGACGGGCAGGATATGAAGATCAACCTAGTGAGGCTCAGGGAGATTCTGGTTCAAGCAAGAAAGCTTCTTGGAAACCCCACgtcattcaaatga